The following proteins come from a genomic window of Nicotiana tomentosiformis chromosome 12, ASM39032v3, whole genome shotgun sequence:
- the LOC104110726 gene encoding apyrase 1-like has translation MEHEKMIKRNRQQQHGGDSSLSDKIHRYRGVILVIAVPVLLICFVLFIMPTSEYSESMGGSVNRKFSPKFGSRNYAVIFDAGSSGSRVHVFCFDHHLDLVPIGNDLELFVQKKPGLSAYASDPAAAAKSLQSLLEKAEDVLPVDLRSNTPVRVGATAGLRQLGGNASDKILQAVRDFLKSKSSLKSKASWVTVLDGNQEGAYQWVTINYLLGNLGKKYSDTVGVVDLGGGSVQMAYAISEADAQKAPKLSGGEDTYVQEMYLKGAKYYLYVHSYLHYGLLAARAEILKVTKESGSPCILTGHHGSYKYGGKTYTASAMSQGSSLTNCRMVALKALKVNESACTHMKCTFGGVWNGGGGDGQKNMFVASFFFDRAAEVGFVDPNAAVAKVRPTDFESAARRACDTRIDDAKATFPRVDPDNLPFLCMDLVYQYTLLVDGFGLDARQEMTLVKKVKYKNSLVEAAWPLGSAIEVASSMN, from the exons ATGGAGCATGAGAAAATGATAAAACGAAACAGGCAACAGCAACACGGCGGAGATTCGTCACTCTCCGATAAGATCCATAGATACCGTGGGGTTATTTTAGTAATTGCGGTTCCGGTATTGCTTATTTGTTTTGTGCTATTTATAATGCCGACGAGTGAATATTCTGAGTCGATGGGAGGGTCAGTTAATAGGAAGTTTTCACCGAAATTTGGATCCAGGAATTATGCGGTTATATTTGATGCGGGTAGTTCGGGTAGTAGGGTTCATGTTTTTTGCTTTGATCATCATTTGGATCTTGTTCCCATTGGCAATGATCTCGAGCTCTTCGTACAG AAAAAACCGGGTTTGAGTGCATATGCTAGTGACCCTGCAGCTGCTGCAAAATCTCTTCAATCACTTCTGGAGAAAGCAGAGGATGTACTTCCGGTGGATTTGCGCAGTAATACACCAGTCAGAGTTGGG GCAACTGCAGGTTTGAGGCAGTTGGGAGGTAATGCATCTGACAAGATTCTTCAAGCG GTGAGGGATTTTCTGAAGAGCAAAAGCAGCCTCAAGTCAAAGGCGAGTTGGGTTACTGTTCTTGATGGGAATCAGGAAGGTGCTTACCAATGG GTCACCATTAATTATTTGCTAGGCAATTTGGGTAAGAAATATTCTGATACTGTTGGGGTGGTTGATCTTGGAGGTGGCTCAGTACAAATGGCATATGCCATCTCAGAGGCAGATGCTCAGAAGGCTCCAAAACTATCAGGTGGAGAGGATACTTATGTGCAAGAAATGTATCTCAAGGGGGCAAAATATTACCTCTATGTTCACAG TTATTTGCACTATGGCTTGCTAGCAGCTCGAGCTGAGATTCTGAAGGTGACCAAGGAATCCGGCAGTCCTTGCATCTTGACAGGGCATCATG GGTCCTACAAGTATGGAGGAAAGACTTACACAGCATCAGCTATGTCTCAAGGATCAAGCCTGACAAATTGTAGGATGGTAGCCCTGAAGGCTCTGAAAGTTAATGAATCAGCATGCACCCACATGAAATGCACCTTTGGTGGTGTGTGGAACGGTGGAGGCGGAGATGGTCAGAAGAATATGTTTGTTGCCTCATTTTTCTTTGACCGAGCTGCTGAG GTTGGTTTTGTTGATCCAAATGCAGCTGTTGCAAAAGTTCGCCCAACTGATTTTGAGAGTGCAGCTAGACGTGCTTGTGATACTAGAATTGATGATGCCAAAGCTACATTTCCTCGTGTGGACCCTGATAACTTGCCGTTCTTGTGCATGGATCTTGTTTACCAGTACACACTACTTGTAGATGGATTTG GACTTGATGCTCGTCAAGAAATGACATTGGTGAAAAAGGTGAAATACAAGAATTCCCTGGTTGAAGCCGCATGGCCATTAGGCAGTGCCATTGAAGTCGCGTCATCAATGAATTAA